A stretch of DNA from Mycobacterium senriense:
TCGCCGATTTCGCCAGGATCAGATTTTGTAGGCATGACTTAACTGTAGGCGACGCCTGCGAGTGGTCGCAGGCCGTCTCACCAGCTAACGGGGTCTCGCCGCAGTTATGGCTGGTTTGCAAGGATTCGCCGCGCCGCTCGCGAAGACGCGATCGCCCGTCGCCGCGGTGATGCAGGATAAGCAGGTGGCCGATCGGGACGCCCGTAACGACGTGGTGTTCGAGTTCGTCGATGTCGTCGTGGAACGGCAGGGAGTGCGCGCTCTGGACGGGCTGACCGTCGCCGTTCCGGGGCACGGTGTCACGGCGGTGTTCGGGCCGTCGGGCTCGGGCAAATCGACCCTGCTCCGGCTGTGCAACCGGCTGGAGCTGCCGACGAGCGGACGAGTCGCTTTCTACGGGTCGGACATCGCCGGGCTCGACCCGCTGTGGCTGCGGCGCCGGGTGGGCATGTGTTTTCAGCGCCCGACGCCATTTCCCGGCACGGTCGCCGACAACCTGCGGGCTGCCGATCCCGATGCGTCCGACGCGCGGATGCACGAAACGCTGGCCCGCGTCGCGCTGACCGGATCGTGGTTGGACCGCGACGTGGCCGCCCTCTCGGGTGGCGAGGCGCAACGCGTATGCCTGGCCCGCACCCTGATGGCACAACCCCAGGTGCTGCTGCTGGACGAACCCACCTCCGCCGTCGACACCGAGGCTGCCGAGGTCATCGAGCGCGCGGTGCGCGAACTGGCCGCCGACGGCATTCCCGCCCTGTGGGTCACCCATAACTCGGCGCAGGTGGGACGGGCGGCCGACCGGGTCCTGCGCCTGGAGTCCGGCTGCAGCCTGGGCCTGGGCAGGGTCGCCTCCAGGCCCGGCGACGGCTCGGTGGCGTGATGAACGGTCAAGTCGGTTGGGTGGGCCTGGCGACGTCGCTGATCCTGGTGGCGTTCGCGGCGGGGATCTCGCTGTGGCGGCGGCTGGGTTTGGAGCGGCAGCTGCTGTGGGCCGCGGGCCGCGCGCTGGTGCAGCTGCTGCTCGTGGGCGGCGCGCTGACGCTGCTGTTCGAGCCGGGCCGGTCGCTGTGGTGGTCGTGGGCGTGGGTCGCCGGAATGGTGGCCTACGCGGGGGATGTAGCCCGGCGCAGGGCGCCGGAGGTGCCGCGGTTTGCGCCGCTGGCCGTGGCCGCGTTCGCCGGCGCGGCCGTGGTGACGCTGGGAGTGATCTTCGGCCTGCGGGTTTTCCCGCTGCAGGGGCGCACGCTCGTGCCGGTCGCCGGGATGATGATCGGCAATTCGATGACCGCCATGGTGCTGGTGGCCCGGCGGTTGGTCGACGAGCTGCGCGACAAACGCGACGAGGTCGAGGCACGCCTCGCGCTGGGGCAACCGTCGAGGCAGGCCGCGGCACCGTACCTGCGAATCGCCTTGCGCTCGGCGATATCTCCGCAGATCGAGACCACCAAGGCCACCGGCCTGGTGTTCCTGCCGGGAGCCATGACCGGCCTCATCCTCGCCGGGGTGCCGCCGTTGCAGGCCGTGCTGGTGCAGGCCGTGGTGATGTTCTTGATCCTGGGTTCGGTCGCCGCCACCACCGTGGTCGTCGCGATGGGCATCGTCCGGCTGGTGTTCACCCGTGACCATCGGCTGCTGGCGCTGGGCCGGCGGCCCGAGACCGCCGGGTGAGAACGCATGGCCGGCGGCGCAGGCAGCGATCACCCCAGCGCGTGCGCGGTTACACACTGGCCGTAATCTGTAAACAAGGCCAATTCAACGGACGAACGAGGTGGGCGGAATGACAGTCTCCGAGCAAGCCGACGCCGGGGCGGCCGAAGCCAACGCCCCGGAACTGGTGGCCTATGAAACCCTCGACGAGGGCCGCATCGCCCGGATCTGGCTGAACCGGCCCGAAGCCCACAACGCGCAGAGTCGCGGCCTGCTGGTCCAGCTTGACGAGGCGTTCGGCCGGGCCGAGGCCGACGACACGGTTCGCGTGGTGATCCTCGCGGCCCGCGGCAGGAACTTCTCCGCCGGCCACGACCTGGGCTCCGAGCAGGCGCTGGCCGAGCGCGCACCGGGGCCTGGGCAGCATCCGAGCTTCCGTTCGCGCGGGGCCACGCTCGAGCCGATCATGGAGAAGCTGTACCACCAGGAGTGGCACTATTTCTTCGAAAACACTTGCCGCTGGCGCGATCTGCGCAAGATCACCATCGCTCAGGTGCAGGGCAACGCGATCTCGGCCGGCTTGATGCTGATCTGGGCCTGCGACCTGATCGTCGCGGCCGACAATGCGAAGTTCAGCGACGTCGTCGCGGTCCGGTTGGGCATGCCGGGTGTCGAATACTATGCCCACCCTTGGGAATTCGGGCCGCGTAAGGCCAAAGAACTACTGCTGACCGGGGATTCGATCGACGCGGACGAGGCGCACCGGCTGGGCATGGTGTCGAAGGTTTTCCCGGTCGACGAATTAGAGGACAAGACACTCGAATTCGCGCGACGCATCGCCGAGCGGCCCACGATGGCCTCGCTGCTCATCAAGGATTCGGTCAATGCCGCGTCCGACGCGATGGGCTACACCGAGGCGCTGCGGCACGCGTTCCACGTGCACCTGCTGGGGCATGCCCACTGGGCGGCGTTCAACGAAAACCGGTGGCCGGTTGGCCAGCCTCCGCACGTCGAGGATTGGCGTGACGCGAAGCCGACGAAGGTGGCGCGCCGCGACACGCCCTAGCGCCGCGGCGCAAAGGCGTAACGAGACCGGGGGTAGCGATATTCGCCCCGGGGGGAGATGCTTCGATAGCTAGAACTTGTTCCAGTTTGAAAGGGCCTCGCGTGCAGCTTTCGTTCGAAGACCGGACCTATCTGATCACCGGCGGCGGCAGCGGGATCGGCAAGGGCGTGGCCGCCGGGCTGGTCGCGGCCGGCGCCTCCGTCATGATCATCGGCCGTAACGCCGATCGGCTCGCGGGGGCCGTCGAGGAGATCGAAGCCCTCCCCGGCGACGGCTCCATTCGTTACGAGCCCGCCGACATCACCAACGAAGACGAGGCGGCGCGCGCCGTCGACGCCGTGACGGCCTGGCATGGCCGGCTGCACGGCGTGGTGCACTGCGCCGGCGGATCGGAGACCATCGGACCGATCACCCAGATCGACTCGGAGTTGTGGCGGCAGACCATCGACCTCAATGTCAACGGAACCATGTACGTGCTCAAGCACTCCGCGCGCGAACTGGTGCGCGGTGGCGGCGGATCGTTCGTCGGCATCTCGTCGATCGCGGCCAGCAACACCCACCGCTGGTTCGGCGCCTACGGCGTCGGCAAATCGGCGCTGGACCACCTGATGCAGTTGGCCGCCGACGAGCTCGGAGCGTCGTGGGTGCGGGTCAACAGCATTCGCCCGGGCCTGATCCGCACCGAGCTGGTGGCCCCCATCCTCGATTCGCCCGAGCTGAGCGCGGACTACCGGGCCATTACGCCGCTGCCCCGACCGGGCGAGGTCGAAGACGTCGCGAATGTGGCGATGTTTTTGCTCAGCGATGCGTCCAGCTACGTGACCGGCCAGATCATCAACGTCGACGGGGGGGTGCTGTTGCGTCGCGGCCCGGATTTCTCGGCGATGCTGGAACCGGCCTTCGGCGCCGACGCGCTACGCGGAGTGGTCTAGTCGGGAGGATCAAATGAAAAGGCTTGAGGGCAAACGGATCCTGGTCACCGGTGCCGCATCCGGCATCGGACAGGCCACCGCGCTGCGGCTACTGAGCGAGGGCGCCGGCGTGGTGGCCGCCGACGTCTCGACGGACGGTCTGAACGGCACGCAGGGCCATGCCGAGGAGGCCGGCACCGCCGACCGGCTCACCACGATGCCGATGGACGTCGGCAACGAGGACTCGGTGATCGATGGCGTGGGCTCGGCCGTCGAGAAGCTGGGCGGACTGGATTCGCTGGTGAACGCGGCGGGCATCCTGCGCGCCTGGCACACCCACGAGACCACCCTCGAGCAGTGGAATCGGATCATCGCCGTCAACCTGACCGGAACCTTCCTGGTGGTGCGGGAAGCGCTACCGTCCCTGCTG
This window harbors:
- a CDS encoding SDR family NAD(P)-dependent oxidoreductase gives rise to the protein MKRLEGKRILVTGAASGIGQATALRLLSEGAGVVAADVSTDGLNGTQGHAEEAGTADRLTTMPMDVGNEDSVIDGVGSAVEKLGGLDSLVNAAGILRAWHTHETTLEQWNRIIAVNLTGTFLVVREALPSLLANPRSAIVNFSSTSASFAHPYMAAYAASKGGIQAFTHSLALEYAKDGLRAACVAPGSIKSGITDATGGYIPKDADWSLFPRLMPILPTTTESSGAGMAGPEAVAGVIAMLVSDDGAWITGTEIRMDGGTHA
- a CDS encoding ABC transporter permease; the protein is MNGQVGWVGLATSLILVAFAAGISLWRRLGLERQLLWAAGRALVQLLLVGGALTLLFEPGRSLWWSWAWVAGMVAYAGDVARRRAPEVPRFAPLAVAAFAGAAVVTLGVIFGLRVFPLQGRTLVPVAGMMIGNSMTAMVLVARRLVDELRDKRDEVEARLALGQPSRQAAAPYLRIALRSAISPQIETTKATGLVFLPGAMTGLILAGVPPLQAVLVQAVVMFLILGSVAATTVVVAMGIVRLVFTRDHRLLALGRRPETAG
- a CDS encoding SDR family oxidoreductase; protein product: MQLSFEDRTYLITGGGSGIGKGVAAGLVAAGASVMIIGRNADRLAGAVEEIEALPGDGSIRYEPADITNEDEAARAVDAVTAWHGRLHGVVHCAGGSETIGPITQIDSELWRQTIDLNVNGTMYVLKHSARELVRGGGGSFVGISSIAASNTHRWFGAYGVGKSALDHLMQLAADELGASWVRVNSIRPGLIRTELVAPILDSPELSADYRAITPLPRPGEVEDVANVAMFLLSDASSYVTGQIINVDGGVLLRRGPDFSAMLEPAFGADALRGVV
- a CDS encoding ABC transporter ATP-binding protein, with the translated sequence MQGFAAPLAKTRSPVAAVMQDKQVADRDARNDVVFEFVDVVVERQGVRALDGLTVAVPGHGVTAVFGPSGSGKSTLLRLCNRLELPTSGRVAFYGSDIAGLDPLWLRRRVGMCFQRPTPFPGTVADNLRAADPDASDARMHETLARVALTGSWLDRDVAALSGGEAQRVCLARTLMAQPQVLLLDEPTSAVDTEAAEVIERAVRELAADGIPALWVTHNSAQVGRAADRVLRLESGCSLGLGRVASRPGDGSVA
- a CDS encoding enoyl-CoA hydratase; this translates as MTVSEQADAGAAEANAPELVAYETLDEGRIARIWLNRPEAHNAQSRGLLVQLDEAFGRAEADDTVRVVILAARGRNFSAGHDLGSEQALAERAPGPGQHPSFRSRGATLEPIMEKLYHQEWHYFFENTCRWRDLRKITIAQVQGNAISAGLMLIWACDLIVAADNAKFSDVVAVRLGMPGVEYYAHPWEFGPRKAKELLLTGDSIDADEAHRLGMVSKVFPVDELEDKTLEFARRIAERPTMASLLIKDSVNAASDAMGYTEALRHAFHVHLLGHAHWAAFNENRWPVGQPPHVEDWRDAKPTKVARRDTP